A single genomic interval of Streptomyces graminofaciens harbors:
- a CDS encoding VOC family protein, protein MSVKLNHTIVHARDNRESAEFFAGLLGLAITSEWGPFIAVDLSNGVTLDFATIPADRIASQHYAFLVSEEEFDAAYARIRERGIEHYADPHRRQPGEINHNDGGRGVYFMDPAGHAMELITVPYGGWPA, encoded by the coding sequence TTGTCAGTCAAGTTGAACCACACGATCGTCCACGCCCGGGACAACCGGGAGTCCGCGGAGTTCTTCGCGGGCCTGCTGGGCCTTGCGATCACCAGCGAGTGGGGCCCGTTCATCGCGGTGGACCTCAGTAACGGCGTCACGCTGGACTTCGCCACGATCCCCGCGGACCGGATCGCCTCGCAGCACTACGCCTTCCTCGTCTCGGAGGAGGAGTTCGACGCGGCGTACGCCCGGATCAGGGAGCGCGGCATCGAGCACTACGCCGACCCGCACCGGAGACAGCCCGGCGAGATCAACCACAACGACGGCGGCCGTGGCGTGTACTTCATGGACCCGGCGGGCCACGCGATGGAACTGATCACTGTGCCGTACGGGGGTTGGCCGGCGTAA
- a CDS encoding DJ-1/PfpI family protein, whose protein sequence is MQVAVVTFDGFNELDSFIASALINRCRKDGLEAFITTPTPVVTSMNGVEVTGQRPMEFVTEADVVLIGSGVKAREVVADDRLISRLRLDPSRQLIGAQCSGALVLARLGLLNSMPACTDKKSRPFVEACDVTVLDAPFHAEGNIATAGGCLSSQYLATWVITRTLGEAAAVEVLDYVAPVGENEETVERALRAVGAGEAAAVR, encoded by the coding sequence ATGCAGGTAGCAGTGGTCACCTTCGACGGGTTCAACGAGCTCGACAGCTTCATCGCCTCCGCGCTGATCAACCGGTGCCGCAAGGACGGCCTGGAGGCCTTCATCACGACGCCGACACCGGTGGTGACGTCGATGAACGGCGTCGAGGTGACCGGGCAGCGCCCGATGGAGTTCGTGACCGAGGCCGACGTCGTGCTGATCGGCAGCGGGGTGAAGGCGCGCGAGGTGGTCGCCGACGACCGGCTGATCTCCCGACTGCGGCTCGACCCGTCGCGCCAGCTGATCGGCGCGCAGTGCTCCGGCGCGCTGGTACTCGCCCGGCTCGGACTGCTGAACTCCATGCCGGCCTGCACGGACAAGAAGAGCCGCCCGTTCGTCGAGGCCTGCGACGTCACGGTGCTGGACGCCCCGTTCCACGCCGAGGGCAACATCGCGACGGCGGGCGGCTGTCTGTCATCGCAGTACCTGGCGACGTGGGTGATCACTCGCACGCTGGGGGAGGCCGCCGCGGTCGAGGTCCTCGACTACGTGGCTCCGGTCGGCGAGAACGAGGAGACGGTCGAGCGCGCCCTGCGTGCGGTCGGGGCGGGCGAGGCCGCCGCAGTGCGCTGA
- a CDS encoding MarR family winged helix-turn-helix transcriptional regulator produces the protein MADLPECPATSAEDGLIPTELRAWMLMLAATGAVEQQLRPLVKETLGVSHDEFLVLCLLADRPGGGLRMTRLAELLGRPKTRLTYQIACLQHAGLVTRASVCGDKRGIEVTLTEKARQLLRETSGALAETVRRAMTDYMGPEQRSAMGTLVPEECGEGSVSGAAEA, from the coding sequence ATGGCCGACCTGCCCGAATGTCCCGCAACCAGCGCCGAAGACGGGCTCATCCCGACCGAACTGCGTGCCTGGATGTTGATGCTCGCCGCGACCGGAGCGGTCGAGCAGCAACTCCGGCCCCTGGTCAAGGAGACCCTCGGTGTCTCGCACGACGAGTTCCTGGTGCTGTGCCTGCTGGCCGACCGGCCCGGCGGCGGCCTACGGATGACCCGGCTCGCCGAGTTGCTGGGCCGCCCCAAGACCCGGCTCACCTACCAGATCGCCTGCCTCCAGCACGCCGGGCTCGTCACCCGGGCGTCGGTCTGCGGCGACAAGCGCGGCATCGAGGTCACCCTCACCGAGAAGGCCCGGCAGCTGCTGCGGGAGACTTCCGGCGCGCTGGCCGAGACGGTGCGGCGGGCGATGACGGACTACATGGGGCCGGAGCAGCGGTCGGCGATGGGCACATTGGTGCCGGAGGAGTGCGGGGAAGGATCGGTGTCGGGTGCGGCCGAGGCGTGA
- a CDS encoding YceI family protein, with protein sequence MTVAVETGTWQLDRTASTVALKQKTMWGLVTVKGTFATFHGEGEVLSDGSAHGTVTLDVASLDTKHEKRDKHLRSADFFDVDNHPQITFAVRAAELRAGDTVHVTGQLTVRGISRPISLTASVPQAGAAAATLETEFIVDRADYGMGWNQLGMMRGLTTVTATLRFVRAATA encoded by the coding sequence ATGACCGTGGCCGTAGAAACCGGTACGTGGCAGCTCGACCGCACCGCCTCCACCGTCGCCCTGAAGCAGAAGACGATGTGGGGCCTGGTCACGGTCAAGGGAACCTTCGCGACCTTCCACGGCGAGGGCGAGGTCCTGTCCGACGGCTCCGCCCACGGCACCGTCACGCTGGACGTCGCCTCCCTCGACACCAAGCACGAGAAGCGCGACAAGCATCTGCGCTCCGCCGACTTCTTCGACGTCGACAACCACCCGCAGATCACCTTCGCGGTGCGCGCGGCCGAGCTGCGCGCGGGCGACACCGTCCACGTGACCGGCCAGCTGACGGTACGCGGCATCAGCCGCCCGATCTCCCTCACCGCGAGCGTCCCGCAGGCAGGCGCCGCCGCGGCGACCCTGGAGACGGAGTTCATCGTGGACCGGGCCGACTACGGCATGGGCTGGAACCAGCTCGGCATGATGCGAGGCCTGACGACGGTGACGGCGACTCTGCGCTTCGTCCGCGCGGCGACGGCTTGA
- a CDS encoding TIGR03668 family PPOX class F420-dependent oxidoreductase, with protein MKLSSLVARERFVASPVARLATADAQGVPHAVPVTFVAEHDVLYFAVDHKPKSTWNLRRLRNIRENPSVAVLVDQYDEDWSSLWWARADGRGEVLEEGQERDRAVGLLCGKYDQYKGCPPEGPVVAIHVEQWSGWAFA; from the coding sequence ATGAAGCTCTCGTCGCTCGTCGCCCGGGAACGATTTGTCGCATCGCCGGTCGCCAGGCTGGCGACAGCCGACGCTCAGGGCGTACCCCACGCGGTTCCTGTCACCTTTGTCGCCGAGCACGACGTCCTGTACTTCGCGGTCGATCACAAACCCAAGAGCACGTGGAACCTGCGGCGGCTACGGAACATTCGAGAGAATCCCTCCGTGGCGGTGCTGGTCGACCAGTACGACGAAGACTGGTCAAGTCTGTGGTGGGCTCGTGCCGACGGCCGTGGAGAGGTGTTGGAGGAGGGGCAGGAGCGAGACCGTGCGGTCGGGTTGCTGTGCGGCAAGTACGACCAGTACAAGGGCTGCCCTCCCGAGGGACCCGTGGTGGCCATCCACGTCGAACAGTGGAGCGGTTGGGCCTTCGCATAG
- a CDS encoding ABC transporter ATP-binding protein: protein MSEVLRAKEVDLLYGETPAVRKAEISLRRGEVAAITGQSGSGKSSLLYCLAGVLPVARGEVRFEGRSLGELDDEELSELRRERFGFVFQYGELLPELTVEENTALPLRLAGRRKKEALDAASEVLERLGLADLRQRRPSQVSGGQSQRVAVARALVHKPAVVFADEPTGSLDSANATAVLEEFLTLARSQGTAVVLVTHDSQVAARADSRYTMCDGTLTAQMREVS from the coding sequence ATGTCAGAAGTCCTGCGGGCCAAGGAGGTCGACCTTCTCTACGGGGAGACTCCCGCAGTCAGGAAAGCGGAGATTTCCCTGCGTCGAGGGGAGGTCGCGGCGATCACCGGGCAGAGCGGATCCGGGAAGTCGTCATTGCTGTACTGCCTGGCAGGGGTGTTGCCGGTGGCTCGTGGCGAAGTCCGATTCGAAGGGCGTTCTCTCGGCGAACTCGATGACGAGGAGCTCAGCGAACTGCGGCGAGAGCGGTTCGGGTTCGTCTTTCAGTACGGGGAACTCCTCCCGGAACTGACGGTGGAGGAGAACACCGCGCTACCGCTGCGGCTTGCAGGCAGGCGCAAGAAGGAAGCACTCGACGCGGCCTCGGAGGTTCTGGAGCGCCTCGGTCTCGCGGACCTGCGTCAGCGACGTCCCTCGCAGGTGTCCGGCGGCCAGAGCCAACGCGTCGCGGTGGCCCGGGCATTGGTCCACAAGCCTGCCGTGGTCTTCGCCGACGAGCCGACCGGATCGCTCGACAGTGCCAATGCCACAGCCGTACTGGAGGAGTTCCTGACCCTCGCCCGGTCCCAGGGAACAGCTGTGGTGCTGGTGACGCACGATTCCCAGGTGGCAGCTCGCGCCGACAGCCGCTACACGATGTGTGACGGCACCCTCACGGCCCAGATGCGGGAGGTGTCGTGA
- a CDS encoding FtsX-like permease family protein, with the protein MRELLLGLRLLTGSGRGNRVRFLLMTFGSAIGVCCLAIVLAIPGILEAQDGRKAARQPDCIPDPRRAACVLLKDGSLELTRMGPFGSEPFTRVFLARGADSIEPPPGLAEFPAPGELFVSPRLREVLQREPAMAQLVPGEYKGLITAQGLAHPDELYAYVGVSRDELEAEGDPVAKFGDTHARYPTVEPSALDIVRFTLAGVVLLPLAVFLSVCARLSAASRARRLAALRLLGLSIRGTQRVNAAETVASALLGAGLGLGAYSAVNQLVSRAGLPGFKWYPSDGALSVSTILVCVVGCPVLAWFVGRASARKAAANPLAVRRSAVERPPGKWGLLPLVPGLGIVAGYCVAGATGHAPRNTGLSSILMPLAVVLVGTGLVLMLPVISRSLARMVARSTRSVSLGLAMRRNEVEPGGALRVATGLVVLVFAASLVQGVLIEIDQVAKHTSGVQTYTLSLDDVSDEQQHALETVPGVRAHALSLTSWWKPGVAERPPYIEAVVATCAQVRRMAPELGTCVDRRSARLVNPAEAPMEDSVPGTSFQFRLRNPEGRHQVMTVAVPRREARYDDVSGLSPFRSGTVLLTPSMLPAGFRPEEATLVLLSSSEPDTVRAVLDGIGGVDPTIAVETPGVVVTSLQQITVVKTLLAIGMILGLIIGVAAYLVAATDRAVERKPQVTALALLGARPRTLRAVQVAQVVLPLGVGLVLAVVLGKMAESSYLITGGGAIFWDGAGTPLLLVSALGVVAIAALGALPLVGRRIDPELIRRD; encoded by the coding sequence GTGAGAGAACTCCTCCTGGGGCTACGGCTGTTGACCGGCAGCGGACGTGGCAACCGCGTGCGCTTCCTGCTCATGACCTTCGGTAGCGCGATCGGCGTGTGTTGCCTGGCGATCGTTCTTGCGATTCCCGGGATTCTGGAAGCGCAGGATGGGCGTAAGGCGGCGCGTCAGCCGGACTGCATCCCGGACCCACGCAGAGCGGCCTGCGTGCTGCTCAAGGACGGCTCCCTCGAACTCACTCGAATGGGCCCCTTCGGTTCGGAGCCCTTCACCCGGGTCTTTCTGGCTCGGGGCGCGGACAGCATCGAGCCACCACCTGGGCTGGCTGAGTTCCCCGCTCCGGGAGAGCTGTTCGTATCTCCACGACTGCGCGAGGTGCTCCAGCGTGAACCTGCCATGGCACAACTCGTGCCGGGTGAGTACAAGGGCCTCATCACAGCGCAAGGGCTGGCGCATCCTGATGAGTTGTACGCGTACGTCGGTGTAAGCCGCGACGAACTCGAGGCAGAGGGCGACCCCGTAGCGAAGTTTGGCGACACACACGCGCGCTATCCCACGGTCGAGCCTTCGGCGCTCGATATTGTGCGCTTCACCCTCGCCGGCGTCGTGCTCCTGCCCCTGGCGGTCTTCCTGTCCGTGTGCGCCCGGCTGTCCGCGGCCTCCCGCGCACGAAGGCTTGCTGCGCTGAGGCTGCTGGGGCTGAGCATCAGAGGTACGCAGCGCGTCAATGCCGCTGAGACCGTCGCCTCGGCGTTGCTGGGAGCCGGGCTCGGGCTCGGCGCCTATTCGGCTGTCAACCAGCTTGTCTCGCGGGCTGGCCTACCCGGCTTCAAGTGGTATCCCTCCGATGGGGCACTGTCCGTCTCAACCATCCTCGTCTGCGTCGTCGGCTGTCCGGTTCTGGCATGGTTCGTGGGGAGGGCCAGTGCGAGGAAGGCTGCCGCAAATCCGCTGGCCGTGCGGCGCAGCGCTGTGGAGAGGCCGCCTGGCAAGTGGGGTCTGCTGCCACTCGTCCCGGGCCTGGGCATCGTGGCCGGGTACTGCGTGGCCGGCGCAACGGGCCACGCGCCCAGAAACACTGGACTGTCGTCGATCCTTATGCCCCTCGCGGTGGTCCTTGTCGGCACCGGACTCGTGCTGATGCTGCCGGTCATCTCCCGGAGCCTTGCCCGAATGGTGGCCCGCTCCACCCGCTCGGTCTCACTCGGTCTCGCCATGCGGCGGAACGAAGTCGAGCCCGGAGGCGCGCTGCGGGTGGCGACCGGGCTGGTAGTCCTGGTTTTTGCGGCATCCCTGGTCCAAGGTGTGCTCATTGAGATCGACCAAGTGGCCAAGCACACTTCGGGCGTCCAGACGTACACCCTTTCGCTCGACGACGTCAGCGACGAGCAGCAGCACGCTCTCGAGACGGTGCCAGGTGTGCGTGCCCATGCCCTCAGTCTGACCTCATGGTGGAAGCCCGGCGTCGCGGAGCGGCCTCCGTACATTGAGGCCGTGGTCGCCACGTGTGCACAGGTGCGCCGGATGGCTCCTGAGCTCGGGACATGCGTCGACAGGCGTTCCGCACGGCTGGTGAATCCGGCCGAGGCGCCCATGGAGGACAGCGTGCCGGGCACGAGTTTCCAGTTCCGCCTGCGGAATCCTGAAGGGCGTCATCAGGTCATGACCGTGGCAGTGCCGCGCCGCGAGGCCCGGTACGACGACGTGTCCGGACTCTCGCCCTTCCGTAGTGGCACGGTTCTCCTCACGCCTTCCATGCTGCCCGCCGGGTTCCGCCCAGAGGAGGCCACGCTCGTTCTCCTCAGCAGCTCGGAGCCCGACACCGTGCGCGCGGTTCTCGACGGAATCGGAGGCGTCGATCCCACGATCGCGGTGGAGACGCCTGGTGTCGTCGTCACTTCCCTCCAACAGATCACCGTCGTGAAGACCCTCCTCGCGATCGGCATGATCCTCGGCCTCATCATCGGCGTCGCCGCCTACCTCGTCGCCGCCACCGACCGCGCAGTGGAACGTAAGCCCCAGGTCACGGCGCTCGCCCTGCTCGGGGCGCGGCCGCGGACGTTGCGGGCCGTGCAGGTCGCTCAGGTGGTTCTGCCGCTTGGCGTGGGGCTCGTGCTCGCGGTGGTTCTCGGGAAGATGGCCGAGTCCAGCTATCTGATCACCGGGGGAGGAGCCATCTTCTGGGACGGTGCCGGTACGCCTCTGCTTCTTGTCTCCGCGCTTGGTGTTGTGGCGATTGCCGCCCTCGGCGCGTTGCCCCTTGTCGGGCGGCGGATCGATCCGGAGTTGATTCGGCGGGACTGA
- a CDS encoding serine hydrolase domain-containing protein has product MRHHPSALRRMYVTGAALAMTTVSATVPAMAVTKPPLAPERSTTWATSTPAPDPDPAPGPAPEQMRTLLARLPDQVVAGALVRLTDTTGGTTATPWTGTAGQVSRDAHFRIGSVTKTFTSTVVLQLAAEHRVTLDAPARRYLPTLIPPAYGKVTVRQLLDHTSGVPAPAGIPGPADGPGWWLKSMTPQAVVRQAFANKEEPSTPPGTTQQYNGVNTFIAGLLVEKVTGHTFKAELTRRIIRPLALHDTSLPAPTDTTVPTPHAHGYVGTDEVTEQSPWPWAEGGLISTAADLDRFMTALFRGRLLPPAQQRLLFTVPDVPSAPTNTNCINHTSCFSTGGLMRVTLDNGITVWGKTGSRPGWTTGTFTTRDLKHRVTYSLNPTGTASERPHVMAIVNAAFATTRENTKKGGTP; this is encoded by the coding sequence ATGCGCCACCACCCTTCCGCCCTCCGCCGCATGTACGTGACCGGCGCGGCCCTGGCCATGACGACCGTGAGCGCGACGGTCCCGGCCATGGCCGTGACGAAGCCACCTCTCGCGCCCGAACGATCAACGACATGGGCAACCTCCACACCCGCCCCAGACCCCGACCCCGCCCCAGGCCCTGCCCCCGAACAGATGCGGACCCTACTGGCGCGCCTGCCCGACCAGGTCGTCGCGGGCGCGCTGGTGAGGCTGACGGATACGACAGGCGGCACAACAGCGACGCCCTGGACAGGAACCGCTGGTCAGGTGTCCCGCGACGCCCACTTCCGCATAGGCAGCGTGACCAAGACCTTCACCAGCACGGTGGTCCTCCAGCTGGCCGCCGAACACCGCGTCACGCTCGACGCCCCGGCCCGTCGCTACCTCCCCACGCTGATCCCGCCCGCCTACGGCAAGGTCACCGTGCGCCAACTCCTGGACCACACCAGCGGCGTCCCGGCCCCGGCCGGCATCCCGGGACCGGCCGACGGCCCCGGCTGGTGGCTGAAGAGCATGACGCCGCAGGCGGTAGTACGGCAGGCCTTCGCGAACAAAGAAGAACCGAGTACCCCACCCGGCACGACCCAGCAGTACAACGGCGTCAACACCTTCATCGCCGGCCTGCTGGTCGAAAAGGTGACGGGCCACACCTTCAAGGCCGAACTCACCCGCCGCATCATCCGCCCCCTGGCCCTGCACGACACCAGCCTCCCCGCCCCCACCGACACGACCGTCCCGACACCGCACGCCCACGGATACGTCGGCACGGACGAGGTGACCGAACAGAGCCCATGGCCCTGGGCCGAAGGCGGCCTGATCTCCACGGCCGCCGACCTGGACCGCTTCATGACCGCCCTGTTTCGCGGCCGCCTCCTCCCACCCGCCCAGCAGCGGCTGCTCTTCACCGTCCCCGACGTCCCCAGCGCACCCACGAACACGAACTGCATCAACCACACAAGCTGCTTCAGCACCGGCGGCCTGATGCGGGTCACCCTCGACAACGGCATCACAGTCTGGGGCAAGACAGGCTCCCGCCCCGGCTGGACCACCGGCACGTTCACCACCCGAGACCTGAAACACCGCGTGACCTACTCGCTCAACCCCACGGGCACGGCGTCCGAACGCCCCCACGTCATGGCGATAGTGAACGCGGCCTTCGCGACAACCCGAGAGAACACCAAGAAGGGTGGCACCCCATGA
- a CDS encoding alkaline phosphatase PhoX, whose product MERRTLLRAAVLGGSSAVFGGTLWRGAAYAAPAQPGTGPYGALGSPDANGIRLPSGFTSRVIARSGQTVPGTSYTWHNAPDGGACYADGTGWIYVSNSEINPSGGASAVKFSSTGTITSAYRILSSTRQNCAGGKTPWNTWLSCEEVDRGYVYETDPWGTQTATQRPAMGRFKHEAAAADPVRQVVYLTEDETNGRFYRFVPTTWGDLSSGTLQVMVAGTATSGSYTWANVPDPDGSPTTTRTQVSGSKSFNGGEGCYYADDKVWFTTKGDNRVWQLNLTTSTYELAYDDSLVTSGTAPLTGVDNITGTASGDLFVAEDGGNMEICVITPDDVIAPFLRIDGQSSSEITGPAFSPDGSRLYFSSQRGTSGSSSGGITYEVRGPFRV is encoded by the coding sequence GTGGAACGTCGTACTCTCCTACGCGCGGCCGTCCTCGGCGGCTCTTCGGCCGTCTTCGGCGGCACCCTGTGGCGCGGCGCCGCGTACGCCGCCCCCGCCCAGCCCGGCACGGGCCCCTACGGCGCCCTCGGCTCCCCCGACGCCAACGGCATCCGCCTCCCCTCGGGCTTCACCAGCCGCGTCATAGCCCGCTCCGGCCAAACGGTCCCAGGCACGTCGTACACCTGGCACAACGCCCCCGACGGCGGCGCGTGCTACGCGGACGGCACAGGCTGGATCTACGTCTCGAACTCGGAGATCAACCCGAGCGGAGGCGCAAGCGCGGTGAAATTCTCCTCAACGGGCACGATCACCTCGGCGTACCGCATCCTCTCCTCCACCCGCCAGAACTGCGCGGGCGGCAAGACCCCGTGGAACACCTGGCTGTCGTGCGAGGAGGTGGACAGAGGCTACGTCTACGAGACGGACCCGTGGGGCACCCAGACGGCGACGCAACGCCCGGCGATGGGTCGCTTCAAGCACGAGGCGGCGGCGGCCGACCCGGTCCGCCAGGTCGTCTACCTGACGGAGGACGAGACGAACGGCCGCTTCTACCGCTTCGTCCCCACGACCTGGGGCGACCTCTCCTCCGGCACCCTCCAGGTCATGGTCGCCGGCACCGCCACGTCCGGCTCCTACACCTGGGCCAACGTCCCCGACCCCGACGGCTCCCCCACGACCACCCGCACCCAGGTCTCGGGCTCGAAGTCCTTCAACGGCGGCGAGGGCTGCTACTACGCCGACGACAAGGTCTGGTTCACGACGAAGGGCGACAACCGGGTCTGGCAACTGAACCTCACCACCAGCACCTACGAGTTGGCGTACGACGACTCCCTGGTCACCTCCGGCACGGCCCCCCTCACGGGCGTCGACAACATCACCGGCACGGCCTCCGGCGACCTCTTCGTGGCGGAGGACGGCGGCAACATGGAGATCTGCGTGATCACCCCGGACGACGTGATAGCCCCCTTCCTCCGGATAGACGGCCAGTCGTCATCAGAGATCACGGGCCCGGCGTTCTCCCCCGACGGCAGCCGGCTGTACTTCTCCAGCCAGCGGGGCACGAGCGGGAGTTCATCGGGTGGGATCACGTATGAGGTGAGGGGGCCGTTCCGGGTCTGA
- a CDS encoding sensor histidine kinase: MTRRLLLSYLSLAALVLLGLEIPLGFVYSRAEQERVVNAANDEAESVAAFAALSLSAHRRDELIARAKHCAARIGGQVVILDADGALLATSHQLSATEERAQASRPEVAAALRGQATTDVRTTTIGGVSYLAVAAPVGHATAGTGASGAVRITLPTEMVHARVHHVWLILAAAGLAVLTGVAAVAFAFARWTGRPIRQLEEATHRLADGSSTPASVKVTSGPPEVRSLAAAFNTTAARLDHLLASQRAFAGEASHQLKTPLAALRLRLENLEPDIARHARPTLDAAVTETDRLSRMIEGLLAMARLEENAATPVEVDLSAICAERHRTWAPLFQRQGVSLVLFAGTVGPVLALPGAVEQILDNLLSNALRHSPPGSTVTMELRLHLPTRRALRDSRPRWVDLHVTDEGPGMTPEQRARAFDRFWRAPGAPKGGTGLGLSLVQRLTHASGGDIELRPAATGGLDAVVRLPSAQPPGPGSWTNGTGHGQGERPGPPSGQRRRGAPALRA; this comes from the coding sequence ATGACCCGCCGCCTGCTGCTGAGCTATCTGAGCCTCGCCGCGCTGGTCCTGCTCGGCCTGGAGATCCCGCTGGGCTTCGTCTACTCGCGGGCCGAGCAGGAGCGGGTCGTCAACGCCGCCAACGACGAGGCGGAGTCGGTGGCGGCCTTCGCCGCGCTGTCCCTGAGCGCCCACCGCCGCGACGAGCTGATCGCCCGGGCGAAGCACTGTGCCGCGCGCATCGGCGGGCAGGTGGTCATTCTCGACGCGGACGGCGCCCTCCTCGCCACCTCGCACCAACTCTCCGCCACCGAGGAACGCGCGCAGGCGTCCCGCCCCGAGGTCGCCGCGGCCCTGCGCGGCCAGGCCACCACCGACGTACGCACGACGACGATCGGCGGGGTGAGCTACCTGGCGGTGGCGGCCCCCGTGGGTCACGCGACGGCGGGCACGGGAGCATCGGGCGCCGTACGCATCACGCTGCCGACCGAGATGGTGCACGCGCGCGTGCACCACGTCTGGCTCATCCTGGCCGCTGCCGGGCTCGCGGTGCTCACCGGCGTCGCGGCGGTGGCGTTCGCCTTCGCCCGCTGGACGGGCCGCCCCATCCGGCAACTGGAGGAGGCCACACACCGCCTGGCCGACGGGAGTTCGACACCGGCGAGCGTGAAGGTGACGTCGGGCCCGCCGGAGGTACGCAGCCTGGCGGCGGCCTTCAACACGACGGCCGCCCGCCTCGACCACCTGCTCGCCTCCCAACGCGCCTTCGCGGGCGAGGCGTCCCACCAGCTCAAGACCCCCCTGGCAGCCCTGCGCCTCCGCCTGGAGAACCTCGAACCGGACATCGCCCGCCACGCCCGCCCCACCCTCGACGCGGCGGTCACGGAGACGGACCGGCTCTCCCGCATGATCGAGGGCCTGCTGGCCATGGCCCGGCTGGAGGAGAACGCGGCCACGCCCGTCGAGGTGGACCTGAGCGCGATCTGCGCGGAACGCCACCGCACCTGGGCCCCGTTGTTCCAGCGCCAGGGTGTCTCCCTCGTCCTCTTCGCCGGCACCGTCGGCCCGGTCCTCGCCCTGCCCGGAGCCGTGGAACAGATCCTCGACAACCTCCTCTCCAACGCCCTGCGCCACTCGCCACCGGGCAGCACGGTGACCATGGAGCTACGGCTCCACCTCCCCACCCGCCGCGCCCTGCGCGACAGCCGCCCCCGCTGGGTCGACCTCCACGTCACCGACGAGGGCCCCGGCATGACCCCCGAACAGCGCGCCCGCGCCTTCGACCGCTTCTGGCGCGCACCCGGCGCCCCCAAGGGCGGCACGGGCCTCGGCCTCTCCCTCGTCCAACGCCTCACCCACGCCAGCGGCGGCGACATCGAACTCCGCCCGGCGGCCACGGGCGGCCTGGACGCGGTCGTACGCCTGCCGTCGGCGCAGCCACCGGGGCCGGGGTCATGGACCAACGGGACCGGTCACGGGCAGGGCGAGCGCCCAGGGCCGCCGTCGGGGCAACGGAGGCGGGGCGCACCGGCGTTGCGGGCGTGA
- a CDS encoding winged helix-turn-helix domain-containing protein, which yields MPTPVPMPVPVPAPPPQGQQPSYAYQSTGSPEPGGTYDWTAAYETPAHGTPAYATPTYPTPPHGTPAYAPLNPPAYEPPMYETPAYETPVYEPPVYEPPAYEQALPEVPTPRDPAHAPDRPMPPGPLVVDRRTRQVWVGETPVALTPKEFELLALLSEDPGAVYSRQQILNRVWDDHYQGPTKTLDVHVATLRRKLGDPAWIQTLRGVGFRLAVRTPGQGRGRRRHAPEAAAS from the coding sequence ATGCCGACCCCCGTCCCCATGCCGGTGCCGGTCCCGGCACCCCCGCCGCAGGGCCAACAGCCCTCGTACGCCTACCAGTCGACAGGCAGTCCCGAGCCGGGCGGCACCTACGACTGGACAGCCGCGTACGAGACCCCGGCACACGGCACCCCCGCGTACGCCACGCCCACGTACCCCACCCCACCCCACGGCACCCCGGCCTACGCCCCGCTCAACCCCCCTGCGTACGAACCCCCCATGTACGAGACCCCCGCGTACGAGACCCCCGTATACGAACCACCCGTGTACGAGCCCCCCGCCTACGAACAGGCCCTCCCCGAAGTCCCCACCCCACGCGACCCCGCGCACGCACCCGACAGGCCGATGCCCCCCGGCCCCCTCGTCGTCGACCGGCGGACGCGGCAGGTGTGGGTGGGTGAGACGCCGGTCGCGCTGACGCCGAAGGAGTTCGAGTTGCTGGCACTGCTGTCCGAGGACCCGGGCGCGGTGTACTCCCGGCAGCAGATCCTCAACCGCGTCTGGGACGACCACTACCAGGGCCCGACCAAGACGCTGGACGTACACGTGGCGACACTGCGCCGGAAGCTGGGCGACCCGGCGTGGATCCAGACCCTGCGAGGTGTCGGCTTCCGGCTCGCCGTACGCACCCCCGGCCAGGGCCGGGGCAGGCGGCGGCACGCCCCCGAGGCCGCGGCCTCATGA